The DNA segment CTGCGGACGCTAAGCGAACTGCGCGATGCCTTCCGCGTATTTCAACCCTATCGGCGACGACGCAAGGTAACCGTATTCGGATCAGCGCGAACTGCCGAAGATCATCCAACCTATCAACAGGCGGTGGCATATTCCCAGACTATGGCTGCTCACGGCTGGATGACCATTACCGGTGCCGGCCACGGAATCATGGAAGCCGGTCACAAGGGAGCTGGCATCGATCTGTCGATGGGTCTGAACATCCATCTGCCCTTTGAACAAAGTTCCAATCCGGTCATCGACGGTGATCACAAGCTGGTGACCATGAAATACTTTTTCACCCGCAAGTTGATGTTCGTCAAAGAGTGCAGTGCCGTAACGTCGTTGCCGGGCGGCTTTGGAACACTGGACGAGACCGCAGAAGTATTGACCCTCTTGCAGACCGGCAAGCAGACTATGCTGCCCGTGGTACTACTGGATGCGCCCGGTGGAGATTTCTGGCAACACTTCGGCCAGTTCGTAACCCAAACGCTGCTGGCAGACGGCATGATTAGCCCAGAGGATACCGCACTCTACACGATCACGGATAGCGCTCAGCAGGCCGCCGCCGAAACGCTACGGTTTTATCGGGTTTACCATAGCATGCGCTATGTCGACGACCAACTCGTGCTGCGCATCACTCAGCCACTCACTCCTGAAGACTTGGACGCGTTGAATACC comes from the Pirellulaceae bacterium genome and includes:
- a CDS encoding LOG family protein: MSDFSSDHQPLEQFPDAVGEDVKERPQPADEPADGAGTVTRRSDLYAQLRQTIDRLEDEGTTRGDLKILLRTLSELRDAFRVFQPYRRRRKVTVFGSARTAEDHPTYQQAVAYSQTMAAHGWMTITGAGHGIMEAGHKGAGIDLSMGLNIHLPFEQSSNPVIDGDHKLVTMKYFFTRKLMFVKECSAVTSLPGGFGTLDETAEVLTLLQTGKQTMLPVVLLDAPGGDFWQHFGQFVTQTLLADGMISPEDTALYTITDSAQQAAAETLRFYRVYHSMRYVDDQLVLRITQPLTPEDLDALNTDFSSILTRGKIEQVAALPAERNEPDLAHLPRLKMHFNRKNLGRLRQLIDRVNDTCPTCQAEATA